A genomic segment from Amycolatopsis camponoti encodes:
- the msrB gene encoding peptide-methionine (R)-S-oxide reductase MsrB, producing the protein MKPVVGATPRVVKSEQEWREELSPEEYAVLRQAGTERPFTGEYTDTQTTGSYECRACGAELFRSDTKFESHCGWPSFFDPADSDAVLLREDRTMGMKRIEVLCGSCHSHLGHVFEGEGYATPTDQRYCINSISLKLVPQS; encoded by the coding sequence ATGAAACCCGTTGTCGGCGCCACCCCACGCGTCGTGAAGTCCGAGCAGGAATGGCGGGAAGAGCTGAGCCCGGAGGAGTACGCCGTACTCCGCCAGGCCGGCACCGAACGGCCGTTCACCGGCGAATACACCGACACGCAGACGACCGGCAGCTACGAGTGCCGCGCCTGCGGTGCCGAGCTGTTCCGCAGCGACACGAAGTTCGAGAGCCACTGCGGCTGGCCGTCCTTCTTCGACCCGGCGGACTCCGACGCCGTGCTGCTGCGCGAAGACCGGACCATGGGCATGAAGCGGATCGAGGTGCTCTGCGGCTCCTGCCACAGCCACCTCGGGCACGTCTTCGAAGGCGAGGGCTACGCGACCCCGACCGACCAGCGCTACTGCATCAACTCGATTTCGCTGAAGCTGGTGCCCCAGTCGTAG